A genome region from Maniola jurtina chromosome 22, ilManJurt1.1, whole genome shotgun sequence includes the following:
- the LOC123876953 gene encoding myosuppressin-like isoform X2: protein MAFGSVEACRVVLWLAAVWWCASVARAAPAQLCTAAAEDDPRAARFCQALNTFLELYAEAAGEQVPEYQALVRDYPQLLDSGMKRQDVVHSFLRFGRR from the exons AAGCGTAGAAGCGTGTCGCGTGGTGCTGTGGCTGGCGGCGGTGTGGTGGTGCGCGAGCGTGGCGCGCGCGGCGCCCGCGCAGCTGTGCACGGCCGCGGCCGAGGACGACCCGCGCGCCGCGCGCTTCTGTCAGGCGCTCAACACCTTCCTAGAGCTGTATGCTGAGGCGGCGGGCGAACAGGTGCCGGAGTACCAAG CGTTAGTCCGGGATTACCCTCAACTCCTGGACTCAGGCATGAAGCGACAAGACGTGGTGCACTCGTTCCTTCGCTTCGGGAGGCGCTGA